One genomic region from Yarrowia lipolytica chromosome 1C, complete sequence encodes:
- a CDS encoding uncharacterized protein (Truncated form of YALI0C18139g, similar to uniprot|P38064 Saccharomyces cerevisiae YBL038w MRPL16 ribosomal protein of the large subunit (YmL47) mitochondrial, similar to Saccharomyces cerevisiae MRPL16 (YBL038W); ancestral locus Anc_3.327) produces MQSADRFSATIRPCQTTRNLGNKESLSFQQVYPSRPPSIPCSSDGRTNSATRPTVVSPFAVPTLGSIRHKHEYAPRFKNLRKAQRGRITVRTGGSTRGSTVEFGQWGLRLVSEGVRLFDKQLKAADGAIAQLIRKAAPGSQLYRRFLLSTPVTRKGVNIRMGKGKGDIENMATRWPTGKVVFEVGGQMHDQVVKEAFKRASRRLPGRWEVIKKGDLPVVGSQEVPEATPRNYLQEMSENPTKRFQALEDSKKEEFVKYRRR; encoded by the exons ATGCAATCAGCAGATCGATTCTCAGCGACAATACGACCGTGCCAAACGACACG GAACCTAGGGAATAAGGAATCCCTGTCATTCCAACAGGTCTATCCGAGTCGACCACCCTCAATACCGTGCTCCTCTGACGGCCGTACTAACTCAGCTACCCGCCCTACTGTCGTGTCTCCTTTTGCTGTTCCCACTCTGGGCTCCATTCGACACAAGCACGAGTATGCACCTCGATTCAAGAACCTACGAAAGGCCCAGCGAGGCCGAATCACTGTCCGAACCGGAGGATCCACTCGAGGCTCCACGGTCGAGTTTGGCCAGTGGGGCCTGCGTCTTGTTTCTGAGGGTGTGCGGCTGTTTgacaagcagctcaaggccgCTGACGGAGCCATTGCTCAGCTGATTCGAAAGGCCGCTCCCGGCTCTCAGCTCTACCGACGGTTTCTGCTCTCCACCCCCGTCACTCGAAAGGGTGTCAATATCCGAATGGGTAAGGGTAAGGGAGATATCGAGAACATGGCCACCCGATGGCCCACTGGAAAGGTGGTATTTGAGGTTGGAGGCCAGATGCACGACCAGGttgtcaaggaggcctTCAAGCGAGCTTCCAGGCGTCTGCCGGGCCGATGGGAGGTgatcaagaagggcgaTCTGCCTGTTGTTGGCTCCCAGGAGGTCCCCGAGGCCACCCCCCGAAACTACCTGCAGGAGATGTCCGAGAACCCCACCAAGCGGTTCCAGGCCCTGGAGgactccaagaaggaggagtttgtcaagtacCGACGACGAtaa
- a CDS encoding uncharacterized protein (Compare to YALI0C18183g, highly similar to DEHA0G23144g Debaryomyces hansenii IPF 4906.1), which translates to MLPRALSRHVARQPRVSSSTAARLRISNHGRIRSFHSSRVSSMLQIPEIGGDGEENKQSRSGWERTKEILTKMAESAGITFASIAILGIAGMTYHYYYKRHVVKKMDEAFEDGDPAFELTMHRRTSEMEGWVERSHQKLLDDIIAGRISGRYYLLIGEKGTGKTSMILEAMRKCSGSCCTILDAHADPEIFRIRLGKALDFEFHEDYIGSLFSIRGPRDTTALLDIERAFNKLEEVAVGKVRKTGRPLVMVINNAHLIRDDADGNNLVELLQQKAEALSGAGLVTMIFNSDDYWLYERLKKLGTRLEVVTIKDLDRAQSVQAFQLARLRARGISCDVETANRVYDLVGGRPQHLAHVAGHRNILKACQELIDREKTWFLNQCGLLGEDMDDDVMESGKFSTSAMFLMRELVEMDRRRLKDVSIYNTLHLSDHKLPELPLWRARQVMTRPDYIQVYDNLNIFTIDSLSRVRADSVPMMQAFHEIADMPGFDDFLEETADRVSAIESLGRTRELVAKDLVEGGKYTVKDAFRTFAIKLVQPEEEEDKAESSLDHLGKSDWWNQRVKKFTEQIEEEEVALKEKEAKAVGIPKHVEDVAKIPGDVEEVADYK; encoded by the coding sequence ATGTTGCCACGAGCCCTGAGTCGCCACGTGGCCAGACAGCCAAGGGTCTCGAGCTCCACTGCTGCACGACTGCGAATCAGCAACCATGGCCGAATCCGATCCTTCCACAGCTCCAGGGTATCCAGTATGCTGCAGATCCCCGAGATTGGAGGCGACGGCGAGGAGAACAAACAGTCGCGAAGCGGCTGGGAACGCACCAAGGAGATCCTCACGAAAATGGCCGAATCCGCAGGTATCACGTTCGCCAGTATCGCCATTCTGGGCATCGCCGGAATGACGTACCACTACTACTATAAGCGCCATGtggtcaagaagatggacGAGGCGTTCGAGGACGGAGACCCGGCGTTCGAATTGACCATGCATCGACGAACAAGCGAGATGGAGGGCTGGGTGGAGAGAAGTCatcagaagctgctggatgaCATCATTGCCGGACGAATCAGCGGACGATACTACCTACTGATTGGAGAAAAGGGAACCGGAAAGACCAGCATGATTCTGGAGGCCATGCGAAAGTGCTCTGGCTCGTGCTGTACCATTCTTGATGCCCATGCTGACCCAGAAATCTTTCGAATCCGACTAGGTAAGGCTCTGGATTTCGAATTCCACGAAGACTACATTGGATCTCTGTTTTCCATCCGGGGGCCCCGTGATACCACCGCGCTGCTGGACATTGAGCGAGCCTTTAACAAACTCGAGGAGGTTGCTGTGGGCAAGGTCCGAAAGACTGGCCGACCTCTGGTTATGGTGATCAACAATGCCCATCTGATTCGAGACGATGCTGACGGAAACAATTTGgtcgagctgctccagcagaagGCCGAGGCTCTTTCTGGAGCTGGTCTGGTGACTATGATTTTCAACTCGGATGACTACTGGCTGTACGAACgactcaagaagctgggaACTCGCCTGGAGGTTGTCACTATCAAGGATTTGGATCGAGCTCAGTCCGTTCAGGCTTTCCAGCTTGCTCGACTGAGAGCTCGAGGTATCTCTTGCGACGTGGAGACAGCCAACCGGGTGTACGATCTTGTTGGGGGTAGACCCCAACATCTGGCTCATGTCGCAGGACACAGGAACATTCTCAAGGCTTGCCAGGAGCTGATTGACCGAGAAAAGACTTGGTTTCTCAACCAGTGTGGTCTGCTTGGAGAAGATATGGATGACGATGTCATGGAAAGTGGTAAGTTTAGCACCTCCGCCATGTTTCTGATGCGAGAactggtggagatggataGACGACGGCTCAAGGACGTGTCTATCTACAACACCTTGCATCTGAGCGACCACAAACTGCCCGAGTTGCCTCTATGGAGAGCCAGACAGGTCATGACCCGTCCCGACTACATTCAAGTCTACGACAACCTGAACATTTTCACCATTGACTCCTTGTCACGAGTACGAGCCGACTCTGTTCCCATGATGCAGGCCTTTCACGAAATTGCAGACATGCCTGGGTTTGATGATTTTCTCGAAGAGACTGCCGACCGAGTATCTGCTATCGAGTCTCTTGGTCGAACCCGAGAGCTGGTGGCTAAGGATCTAGTTGAAGGCGGCAAATACACCGTCAAGGACGCTTTCCGAACGTTTGCCATCAAGCTGGTGcagcccgaggaggaggaggacaaggccGAGAGCTCTCTCGACCATCTGGGCAAGTCCGACTGGTGGAATCAGCGAGTGAAGAAGTTCACCgagcagattgaggaggaggaagtggctctcaaggaaaaggaagCCAAGGCTGTTGGAATCCCTAAACATGTCGAAGATGTCGCGAAAATCCCTGGTGACGTTGAAGAAGTCGCAGACTATAAGTAG
- a CDS encoding uncharacterized protein (Compare to YALI0C18227g, similar to uniprot|P21560 Saccharomyces cerevisiae YPL215w CBP3 required for assembly of cytochrome bc1 complex, similar to Saccharomyces cerevisiae CBP3 (YPL215W); ancestral locus Anc_6.232), with the protein MLRPAIRQAVRVGVARPLTARCYSKKENAPLPFFTEDASPTPNTWKQKVGEGIVSLFNINMDKFRAAPVAGGYYYNLCKAQALVDLGDPLSKEENKKDRRKPVKPVKPPVLSETAKFWYEELGMPMTFARWFQIVVLHEWMLFVRMRALPPAVAQEYQQLLVDAMFVDIEKRLSTEIRILSNRIIQNYMKDFNLQLRGAMLSYDEGLIKGDAVLAAALWRNLFDGDPNVDVEHIKRVVGYVRAQLYLFEKTSDRDFAVGHSTFIDPWSEYEPLTKEQEAEMHRLSEERRQKEEKENVAAKSKLQ; encoded by the coding sequence ATGCTGAGACCTGCTATTCGACAAGCAGTTCGGGTTGGTGTGGCGCGACCACTGACCGCGCGATGCTACagcaagaaggagaacgCCCCTCTGCCCTTTTTCACCGAGGATGCTTCGCCCACCCCCAACACATGGAAGCAAAAGGTGGGAGAGGGCATTGTGTCTCTgttcaacatcaacatggACAAGTTCCGAGCCGCTCCCGTGGCCGGAGGCTACTACTACAACCTGTGCAAGGCCCAGGCTCTTGTGGATCTCGGAGACCCGCtttccaaggaggaaaacaAGAAGGATCGACGTAAGCCCGTCAAGCCCGTCAAGCCACCGGTGCTGTCCGAGACCGCCAAGTTTTGGTACGAGGAGCTTGGAATGCCTATGACCTTTGCGCGATGGTTCCAGATTGTCGTTCTGCACGAATGGATGCTGTTTGTGCGGATGCGAGCTCTGCCACCTGCCGTTGCCCAGGagtaccagcagctgctAGTGGACGCCATGTTTGTCGACATTGAGAAGCGGCTGAGCACAGAGATTCGAATTCTCAGCAACCGAATCATCCAAAATTACATGAAGGACTTCAACCTGCAGCTGCGAGGAGCCATGCTCAGTTACGACGAGGGTCTCATCAAGGGCGATGCGGTTCTGGCTGCTGCGCTCTGGAGAAACTTGTTTGACGGAGACCCCAACGTTGACGTGGAGCATATCAAGCGAGTGGTTGGCTACGTTCGGGCCCAGCTCTATCTATTTGAGAAGACCAGCGATCGAGACTTTGCTGTAGGTCACTCTACTTTCATCGATCCCTGGAGCGAGTACGAGCCATtgaccaaggagcaggaggcgGAGATGCACCGACTCAGTGAAGAGCGTcgacagaaggaggagaaggagaacgTTGCTGCCAAGAGTAAGCTGCAGTAG
- a CDS encoding uncharacterized protein (Compare to YALI0C18205g, similar to Saccharomyces cerevisiae COQ5 (YML110C); ancestral locus Anc_8.833, highly similar to uniprot|P49017 Saccharomyces cerevisiae YML110c DBI56 Ubiquinone biosynthesis methyltransferase COQ5 (EC 2.1.1.-)), whose translation MNRLGAAQRLTRGLSATRSQLHRLRAFSTSGSCLNDDKSTHFGFKTVDKDSKESLVGQVFSSVASKYDIMNDVMSFGIHRLWKDEFVNTLNPGRRAGSNEQLSFLDVAGGSGDIAFRILDNAKRRHGDVSSNMTVVDINPNMLAEGEKRAAAHPEYANDPRIKFLVQNAETLDQIPDESQDLYTVAFGIRNFTNIPKALETAHRVLKPGGVFACLEFSKVDNFILDQVYTQYSFNVIPMMGQIVAGDRDSYQYLVESIVRFPTQEKFAQMIQDAGFTLAGDGYKNLTFGVAAVHIGVKL comes from the coding sequence ATGAACCGACTTGGAGCAGCCCAGAGACTCACCCGCGGTCTTTCCGCCACACGATCGCAATTGCACCGTCTGCGAGCCTTCTCGACCTCCGGATCGTGTCTCAACGACGACAAGTCCACGCACTTTGGATTCAAGACTGTCGATAAGGACTCCAAGGAATCTCTTGTGGGCCAGGTTTTCTCGTCGGTGGCCTCTAAGTACGACATAATGAACGACGTCATGTCGTTTGGTATCCATCGGCTGTGGAAGGACGAGTTTGTCAACACTCTGAACCCCGGCCGACGAGCCGGATCCAACGAGCAGCTGTCCTTCCTGGACGTTGCTGGTGGCTCGGGAGACATTGCCTTCCGAATTCTCGACAACGCCAAGCGACGACACGGTGACGTCTCTTCTAACATGACTGTTGTCGacatcaaccccaacatgCTTGCTGAGGGCGAGAAGCGGGCAGCAGCACATCCCGAGTACGCCAATGATCCTCGAATCAAGTTCCTGGTCCAGAACGCTGAAACCCTCGACCAGATCCCCGACGAGTCCCAGGACCTGTACACAGTTGCATTTGGCATTCGAAACTTCACCAACATCCCCAAGGCTTTGGAGACTGCCCATCGAGTGCTCAAGCCCGGAGGAGTGTTTGCCTGTCTGGAGTTCTCCAAGGTGGACAACTTCATCCTCGATCAGGTGTACACCCAGTACTCCTTCAATGTGATCCCCATGATGGGCCAGATTGTCGCTGGCGACCGAGACTCGTACCAGTATTTGGTCGAGTCGATTGTGCGGTTCCCCACCCAGGAGAAGTTTGCGCAGATGATCCAGGACGCTGGCTTCACCCTGGCCGGCGACGGTTACAAGAACCTGACCTTTGGTGTTGCTGCAGTGCATATCGGAGTCAAGTTGTAA
- a CDS encoding uncharacterized protein (Compare to YALI0C18161g, similar to Saccharomyces cerevisiae GCN3 (YKR026C); ancestral locus Anc_1.263, highly similar to uniprot|P14741 Saccharomyces cerevisiae YKR026c GCN3 translation initiation factor eIF2B 34 KD alpha subunit P2.289.f2.1) has translation MAKFDIKETYLRFLRDDPDITMPVAAIEALVQLLSETETSTSAELIQTLKEASAELKTSVDNSMSLSAGCDLFMRFVLRNIREYGDWEACKGHLVKNGRLFAERSKAARKTISEKGLAFVRDDDVILVHSFSRTVLALLEHAAKNLVRFRVFVTEAAPSDQGKRMAKALRERGIPVSLIVDNAVGSVIDEVSKVFCGAEGVAESGGVINHVGSYQIAVLAKNANKPFYVVTESHKFVRIFPLAQADLPDTKKMFHFTVEEPEEQNADKGLSPVVDFTPHDYITALITDLGVLTPSGVSEELIKMWYE, from the coding sequence ATGGCCAAATTCGACATCAAAGAGACATATCTGCGCTTTCTGCGGGACGACCCCGACATCACCATGCCTGTCGCGGCCATTGAGGCCCTGGTCCAGCTGCTCAGTGAGACCGAAACCAGCACATCAGCCGAGCTGATTcagactctcaaggaggcgAGCGCGGAGCTCAAGACGTCTGTGGACAACTCTATGTCGCTTTCTGCAGGCTGTGATCTGTTTATGCGATTTGTGTTGCGAAATATCCGGGAATATGGCGACTGGGAGGCCTGCAAGGGCCATTTGGTAAAGAACGGAAGGCTGTTTGCCGAGCGAAGTAAGGCTGCTCGAAAGACCATTTCGGAAAAGGGTCTAGCATTTGTGCGGGATGACGATGTCATTCTGGTCCACTCTTTCTCGCGAACGGTACTGGCCCTTCTGGAACATGCTGCTAAGAACTTGGTGCGTTTCAGAGTGTTTGTCACAGAGGCTGCTCCTAGTGATCAGGGTAAGCGAATGGCCAAGGCATTGAGGGAGAGAGGCATTCCCGTGAGTCTAATTGTGGACAACGCCGTCGGATCTGTGATTGACGAGGTGTCCAAGGTGTTTTGTGGTGCCGAGGGAGTGGCGgagtctggaggagtcatCAACCACGTCGGATCATATCAGATTGCCGTGCTAGCCAAGAACGCAAATAAGCCCTTCTACGTGGTCACCGAGAGTCACAAGTTTGTGCGAATCTTCCCTCTGGCCCAGGCCGATCTGCCAGACACCAAAAAGATGTTCCACTTCACTGTTgaggagcccgaggagCAGAATGCCGACAAGGGTCTGTCGCCAGTCGTCGACTTTACGCCTCACGATTACATCACTGCACTTATCACAGATCTGGGAGTTCTCACTCCAAGTGGCGTTTCTGAGGAGCTGATTAAAATGTGGTATGAGTAA
- a CDS encoding uncharacterized protein (Compare to YALI0C18095g, similar to uniprot|P38820 Saccharomyces cerevisiae YHR111w, similar to Saccharomyces cerevisiae UBA4 (YHR111W); ancestral locus Anc_5.421) has translation MDRSDSEKTDVLPMFKQEYGRYGRQMLVPEFGISGQLDLRSKRILVVGAGGLGSPAIQYLAGAGIGHITIIDDDTVEESNLHRQTIHAGNVNVPKSESAAEFVGKLNPCISVTPMVVRLSPSNSFSVFEGHDLVLDCTDGPAVRYLINDTAVLSGIPVVSASALKTEGQLSIYNYNGGPCYRCLFPIPPPADAVQTCGDGGIMGPVVGMMGMSQAMEAIKLLTGVYSESFTPFLMLYSAYNFPPWKSVKVRKRQKTCAACGDVPRISRQLIETGQVDYSEFCGSPSQVLLGEEHRITPEEYSKIVSTKHILLDVRERPQFDITSFPRSINIPWSELKHKEELDVQVDGSPVYVVCRYGNDSQNAVDKLQKLGIPSKDIKGGLYAWAKNVDEKFPIY, from the coding sequence ATGGACAGATCGGACTCTGAGAAAACGGACGTTCTTCCAATGTTCAAACAGGAGTATGGCAGATATGGGCGACAGATGCTGGTGCCTGAGTTTGGAATATCCGGCCAGTTGGATTTGCGATCGAAACGGATCCTGGTGgttggagctggaggtCTGGGGTCTCCAGCAATTCAGTATCTGGCTGGAGCAGGGATAGGACATATCACCATCATTGACGATGATACGGTGGAGGAGTCTAATTTGCATAGACAGACGATTCATGCTGGAAACGTGAATGTGCCCAAATCTGAGAGTGCGGCCGAGTTTGTTGGAAAGCTCAACCCTTGCATTTCCGTGACCCCCATGGTTGTTCGTCTCTCTCCATCCAACTCCTTCAGCGTCTTCGAGGGTCATGATCTCGTCTTGGACTGCACCGATGGCCCGGCTGTTAGGTACCTGATCAACGACACAGCTGTGCTTTCGGGAATTCCTGTGGTTTCTGCATCTGCTCTCAAAACCGAGGGTCAGCTCAGTATATACAACTACAATGGAGGGCCTTGCTACCGATGTCTGTTTCCCattcctccacctgctgACGCGGTTCAAACgtgtggagatgggggTATCATGGGGCCGGTGGTGGGAATGATGGGTATGAGTCAGGCTATGGAAGCCATCAAACTGCTCACAGGAGTATACAGCGAGTCTTTCACTCCCTTTCTCATGCTTTATTCTGCATACAACTTTCCTCCATGGAAATCTGTCAAGGTGCGGAAACGACAGAAGACATGTGCAGCCTGTGGAGACGTGCCCCGCATTTCCAGACAACTTATAGAGACGGGACAAGTGGATTACTCTGAGTTCTGCGGATCTCCTAGCCAGGTGTTGCTTGGCGAGGAGCATAGAATCACACCCGAAGAGTATAGCAAGATTGTGTCTACCAAACATATACTGTTGGATGTTCGAGAGAGACCTCAGTTCGACATCACGTCTTTTCCTAGGTCCATAAACATTCCGTGGTCTGAGCTCAAAcacaaggaggagttggatGTTCAAGTGGATGGCTCTCCAGTATATGTTGTCTGTCGGTACGGAAACGACTCTCAGAACGCGGTTGACAAGCTGCAAAAACTCGGCATTCCATCCAAGGATATCAAGGGTGGACTCTATGCATGGGCTAAGAATGTGGACGAGAAGTTCCCCATCTACTAA
- a CDS encoding uncharacterized protein (Compare to YALI0C18117g, similar to Saccharomyces cerevisiae TFC6 (YDR362C); ancestral locus Anc_5.422, weakly similar to uniprot|Q06339 Saccharomyces cerevisiae YDR362c TFC6 TFIIIC (transcription initiation factor) subunit 91 kD) — translation MTRSRRPRPSYVMEGDDFAGDDSDSDFNPGIEPTVEDDDMDVDVNEVKAEEEDGNYGDEMEVDYVPSKSSKSKTKAVKPTLKNTPRKMPVKKIPTTKAAAANKENGEDRKVALKDRFNLFYGFDEASRVKGNAIRQTWGNVTYAWGKNIMTPNVTFETPPDLKVNVAEQFGTAEKGDDLTTLGPSMSLLNSTGEETTLAPKTSSSWKASGGDQDAPNPASVINAGAPVSSVAWAYGHTVAQYLAVSTLNSSLSDSTTGLPESTDPTFKAFACNTGPGTIQIWKFSPQPSLNQVFTFDFGFASEMAFQPRNQDDARDSVGLLASVFQDGSVRVFEVPYNNNDEPVHMTLKAPYRTFMLASSKATCLCWRGPTVIVVGYTDGKIAEFDISDTDDETALIPSYFLPIHSTYVASIACGYPVDSHLVFSSSPDGFCKLTDVSDARHTRAINLRVIDYTPAVAYQSHVSSFTCLEDSETVRVLPTRQLNLYKSLTSVTRHQTHAMSVGTSINHPFVISGGSDGTVAMGNCVRRVMVGARYTHSYAFTILWRFEYSKKENRYRLFDGLRSDGFVKATNSKNRVTFPENVTVTSVQWNNNAATGGWYAAGLTSGLVRVDCVV, via the coding sequence ATGACACGATCAAGGCGTCCTCGGCCCTCCTACGTGATGGAGGGCGACGACTTTGCGGGTgacgactcggactcggacttCAACCCCGGCATTGAACCGACCGTGGAAGATGACGACATGGACGTGGATGTGAACGAGGTcaaggctgaggaggaagatggCAACTACGGtgacgagatggaggtggactACGTGCCCAGCAAGTCCAGCAAatccaagaccaaggccgTCAAGCCGACTCTCAAAAACACGCCGCGAAAAATGCCTGTGAAAAAGATTCCGACGACAAAGGCGGCGGCtgccaacaaggagaatgGAGAGGACCGAAAGGTGGCTCTCAAAGACCGGTTCAACCTGTTCTACGGCTTTGATGAGGCTTCGCGGGTCAAGGGTAATGCTATCCGTCAAACCTGGGGTAACGTGACCTACGCGTGGGGCAAGAATATCATGACGCCCAATGTGACGTTCGAGACGCCTCCTGACCTCAAAGTCAACGTGGCTGAGCAGTTTGGAACTGCCGAAAAGGGCGATGATCTCACCACCCTTGGTCCTTCAATGTCTCTTTTGAATAGCACCGGTGAAGAGACCACTCTGGCCCCCAAGACTAGCTCTTCCTGGAAAGCCAGTGGAGGCGATCAGGATGCACCTAACCCAGCTTCGGTAATTAACGCTGGAGCTCCTGTTTCGTCTGTCGCCTGGGCCTACGGACACACCGTGGCCCAGTACCTGGCGGTCTCCACTCTCAACAGTTCTCTGTCAGACTCCACCACCGGTCTGCCAGAATCCACAGACCCGACGTTCAAGGCCTTTGCCTGCAATACTGGACCTGGAACGATTCAAATATGGAAGTTTAGCCCACAGCCATCACTGAACCAGGTATTCACGTTTGATTTCGGCTTCGCTTCGGAAATGGCCTTCCAACCCAGAAACCAGGATGATGCTCGAGACAGTGTAGGACTACTGGCCTCTGTTTTCCAAGACGGCTCTGTGCGTGTTTTTGAAGTGCCCTACAACAATAACGACGAACCCGTGCACATGACTCTCAAGGCTCCCTACAGAACATTTATGTTGGCCAGCTCAAAAGCCACCTGCTTGTGTTGGAGAGGACCCACAGTCATTGTGGTCGGATACACAGACGGAAAGATTGCCGAGTTCGATATCTCAGACACAGACGATGAAACCGCACTGATACCGTCGTACTTTCTGCCCATCCACTCCACCTACGTAGCCTCCATTGCCTGTGGCTACCCCGTCGACTCACATTTGGTGTTTTCCTCGTCGCCAGACGGTTTCTGTAAACTCACAGACGTCTCTGATGCTCGTCACACTCGGGCTATCAACCTACGAGTCATTGACTACACACCTGCGGTGGCGTACCAGAGCCATGTGTCTTCGTTCACGTGTTTGGAGGATTCCGAGACTGTTCGAGTCTTGCCCACTCGACAGCTGAACCTGTACAAGTCTCTGACTTCTGTCACACGACACCAGACGCACGCTATGAGTGTGGGTACCTCCATCAACCATCCGTTTGTCATTTCTGGAGGCTCGGACGGAACTGTGGCTATGGGTAACTGTGTCAGAAGAGTCATGGTGGGCGCTCGATACACGCACTCGTACGCCTTTACCATTCTGTGGCGATTCGAGTactccaagaaggagaataGGTATCGATTGTTCGATGGACTGCGCTCGGACGGGTTTGTCAAGGCCACAAACTCGAAGAACAGGGTGACTTTCCCTGAAAACGTCACCGTCACATCCGTCCAATGGAACAACAACGCCGCTACTGGAGGATGGTATGCTGCTGGTCTCACTTCAGGGCTTGTGCGCGTTGATTGTGTTGTTTAA
- a CDS encoding uncharacterized protein (Compare to YALI0C18073g, similar to Saccharomyces cerevisiae ERP5 (YHR110W); ancestral locus Anc_5.420, weakly similar to uniprot|Q05359 Saccharomyces cerevisiae YAR002ca p24 protein involved in membrane trafficking) encodes MFKYLVSILLLVSQVAALHFYLEGDQQRCFYEELPKGTLVVGKYDAWEYQPESGQWIKPHNLAILTTIEETFDNDHMVRSHRGEMAGDIHYITADHGEHKICFRAATKDRGWFKNSRVKITFDMSFGEGSLLDSKNEVKVQGIVARLQQVRQRVLEIRREQVYMREREAQFRDQSESTNSRVVRWIIIQAIVLGATCAWQLNHLRGFFTKQKLV; translated from the exons ATGTTCAAGTATCTGGTTTcgattctgctgcttgtcAGTCAGGTGGCTGCCCTGCACTTCTACCTCGAGGGCGATCAGCAGCGATGTTTCTACGAGGAGCTGCCCAAGGGCActcttgttgttg GCAAGTACGACGCGTGGGAGTACCAGCCTGAGTCTGGCCAGTGGATCAAGCCCCACAACCTGGCTATCCTGACCACCATCGAGGAGACTTTTGACAACGACCACATGGTGCGATCCCACCGAGGAGAGATGGCCGGCGACATCCACTACATTACTGCCGATCACGGCGAGCACAAGATCTGTTTCCGAgccgccaccaaggaccGAGGATGGTTCAAGAACAGCCGAGTCAAGATCACCTTCGACATGAGCTTTGGCGAGGGCTCTCTGCTCGACTCCAAGAACGAGGTCAAGGTTCAGGGTATTGTTGCCCGACTCCAGCAGGTTCGACAGCGAGTTCTTGAGATCCGACGAGAGCAGGTCTACATGCGAGAGCGAGAGGCCCAGTTCCGAGACCAGTCCGAGTCCACAAACTCTCGAGTTGTCCGATGGATCATCATCCAGGCCATTGTTCTGGGAGCCACCTGTGCTTGGCAGCTCAACCATCTGCGAGGTTTCTTCAccaagcagaagctggtTTAA